The following are encoded together in the Salvia hispanica cultivar TCC Black 2014 chromosome 6, UniMelb_Shisp_WGS_1.0, whole genome shotgun sequence genome:
- the LOC125196043 gene encoding aspartyl protease AED3 → MAALLFSLLALFLFLCHQPSATATSCGGADHGSTLQVLHVNSPCSPFRPKTSLSWADSQAQDKTRLQYLSSLVAGRSIVPVASGRAVTQNPTYIVRVNIGTPPQHLLVALDTSNDAAWIPCAGCIGCSSSTFDPAKSSTFKPLRCGSPQCSQVPNGRCGGASCGFNTTYGSSSISAGLVQDNITLATDSVRGYTFGCVQKSTGSSFPAQGLLGLGRGPLSLMSQTTSLYQSTFSYCLPGYKSVNFAGSLRLGPHSQPIRIKTTPLLRNPRRSSLYYVNLLAIRLGRKVLDIPPSAFAFDPNTGAGTVFDSGTVFTILVKPAYEAVRNEVRRRMRGAAVTSLGGFDTCYSGAINVPTMTFMFSGMNVTLPQDNFVIRSSAGSTACLAMAAAPEGALNSALNVIASFQQQNHRILIDGAKSRLGVAREACS, encoded by the exons ATGGCCGCTCTCCTCTTCTCACTACTCgctctcttcctcttcctctgcCACCAACCCTCCGCCACGGCCACCAGCTGCGGCGGCGCCGACCACGGCTCCACCCTCCAAGTGCTCCACGTGAACAGCCCCTGCTCCCCATTCAGGCCCAAAACCTCTCTCTCATGGGCCGACTCGCAGGCCCAAGACAAAACCCGCCTCCAATACCTCTCCAGCCTCGTCGCCGGCCGCTCCATCGTCCCCGTCGCCTCCGGCCGCGCCGTCACCCAGAACCCCACCTACATTGTCCGTGTCAACATCGGCACTCCACCTCAGCACCTCCTCGTCGCCCTCGACACCAGCAACGACGCCGCCTGGATCCCTTGCGCCGGCTGCATCGGTTGCTCCTCCTCCACCTTCGACCCCGCCAAGTCCTCCACCTTCAAGCCCCTCCGCTGCGGCTCCCCTCAATGCTCCCAG gTCCCTAACGGAAGGTGCGGCGGCGCGTCGTGCGGGTTCAACACGACGTACGGCAGCTCCTCCATCTCAGCCGGTCTAGTGCAAGACAACATCACCCTCGCCACCGACTCGGTCCGCGGCTACACCTTCGGGTGCGTGCAGAAAAGCACCGGCTCGTCGTTCCCGGCCCAGGGACTATTGGGCCTTGGGCGAGGCCCATTATCTCTAATGAGCCAGACCACCAGCCTCTACCAATCCACATTCTCCTACTGCTTGCCCGGCTACAAGTCCGTCAACTTCGCCGGATCACTCAGGCTGGGCCCCCACAGCCAGCCCATCCGAATCAAAACCACTCCCCTTCTGAGGAACCCTAGGCGATCATCTCTCTACTACGTCAATCTCCTCGCCATCAGACTCGGGAGAAAGGTCCTCGACATTCCCCCATCCGCCTTCGCCTTCGACCCCAACACCGGCGCCGGCACCGTTTTCGATTCAG GCACGGTGTTCACGATCCTGGTGAAGCCGGCGTACGAGGCGGTGAGGAACGAGGTGCGGCGGAGGATGCGAGGCGCGGCGGTGACGTCGCTGGGAGGGTTCGACACGTGCTACAGCGGCGCGATCAACGTGCCGACGATGACGTTCATGTTCTCGGGGATGAACGTGACGCTGCCGCAGGACAACTTTGTGATCCGGAGCAGCGCCGGGAGCACGGCATGCCTGGCGATGGCGGCGGCGCCGGAGGGGGCGCTGAACTCGGCGCTGAACGTGATAGCGAGCTTCCAGCAGCAGAACCACCGGATCCTGATCGACGGGGCCAAGTCGAGGCTGGGGGTGGCGCGTGAGGCGTGTAGCTAG